A single Micromonospora luteifusca DNA region contains:
- a CDS encoding maleylpyruvate isomerase family mycothiol-dependent enzyme, translating to MTDQIIAARKELADDLADLTEAQWAAPSLCESWTVEEALAHLTSAARMTPFRWIRSMAAAGFRPDVHNRRRLNEQLGVTPTETLAKFRAAISSTTAPSGHPAAWLGEIVVHGQDIRRPLGLYGGPSVEAATTVARFFVSKNFAVNSRNVAIGLRWEAVDGPFYSGDGPIVRGTTEALVMVLAGRRDYLADVTGDGVETVSARI from the coding sequence ATGACCGACCAGATCATCGCCGCCCGTAAGGAGCTGGCCGACGATCTCGCCGACCTGACCGAGGCCCAGTGGGCCGCCCCCTCGCTCTGCGAATCCTGGACCGTAGAGGAGGCGCTGGCGCACCTGACCTCGGCCGCGCGCATGACTCCGTTCCGCTGGATCCGCAGCATGGCCGCGGCCGGGTTCCGCCCGGACGTGCACAACCGGCGCCGCTTGAACGAGCAGCTCGGTGTGACGCCCACTGAAACGCTTGCAAAGTTCCGGGCAGCCATCTCCTCCACCACCGCGCCCTCGGGACACCCCGCCGCATGGCTGGGCGAAATAGTCGTGCATGGCCAGGACATCCGCCGCCCGCTCGGACTATATGGCGGGCCATCGGTCGAAGCGGCCACCACGGTCGCCAGGTTCTTCGTGTCCAAGAACTTCGCCGTCAACAGCCGAAACGTGGCCATAGGCCTGCGATGGGAGGCCGTCGACGGGCCGTTCTACAGCGGTGACGGTCCGATCGTCCGGGGAACGACGGAAGCTTTGGTGATGGTTCTCGCGGGCCGGCGTGACTACCTCGCGGACGTCACCGGCGACGGCGTCGAGACGGTGAGCGCCCGCATCTAG
- a CDS encoding DUF1963 domain-containing protein has translation MDHQGQLRRAALALGIPDDEVSRFIQHLRLSIRLSGGSSGVPVGQFGGLPRLPVGMDWPSDGVSPLPFIFSVDCAALPRVDGFGLPADGSLLFFLNHEQAAATGERRYGRVVYVPAGTDTEVATGSTDDAFVGEQYDVDATLRAEFPGWFGADEDDEDEDEDDLSAFQQQLARDLERDLPHLDELCALANDLWPPDNGYASAYIGGYADEEVIKSFAEQTLAWREKTGEIVIPVAKWYSHVEKETHRLTSEWVSLAHFPVDHELYYRSDGSFVIRHDDLAAGRLDEAFSVAELIP, from the coding sequence ATGGATCATCAGGGGCAGCTTCGTCGTGCAGCGCTCGCATTGGGCATCCCGGACGACGAGGTCAGCCGGTTCATCCAGCACCTCCGTTTGTCGATCCGGTTGAGCGGAGGATCCAGCGGTGTTCCGGTCGGGCAGTTCGGTGGGTTGCCCCGGCTGCCGGTGGGCATGGACTGGCCGTCCGACGGGGTCAGTCCGTTGCCGTTCATCTTCTCGGTCGACTGTGCGGCGCTGCCAAGAGTCGATGGCTTCGGCCTGCCGGCAGACGGCTCGCTGCTGTTCTTCCTGAACCACGAGCAGGCCGCTGCCACCGGGGAGCGAAGGTACGGGCGAGTTGTGTATGTGCCGGCCGGTACCGATACCGAGGTGGCGACAGGATCCACCGACGACGCGTTCGTCGGCGAGCAGTACGACGTCGACGCCACCTTGCGCGCGGAGTTCCCCGGTTGGTTCGGCGCGGACGAGGACGACGAGGACGAGGACGAGGACGACCTGTCGGCCTTCCAGCAGCAGTTGGCCCGTGACCTCGAGCGTGACCTGCCGCACCTTGATGAACTCTGTGCTCTGGCCAACGATCTCTGGCCGCCTGACAACGGGTACGCCAGCGCCTATATCGGCGGGTATGCCGACGAGGAGGTAATCAAGAGTTTTGCGGAGCAGACCCTCGCGTGGCGCGAGAAGACCGGCGAGATCGTCATCCCGGTCGCGAAATGGTATTCCCATGTGGAGAAGGAAACGCACCGGCTGACGAGTGAGTGGGTGTCGCTCGCCCACTTTCCCGTGGACCACGAGCTCTATTACCGCAGTGACGGGAGTTTCGTGATCCGTCACGACGACCTGGCCGCTGGTCGGCTGGACGAGGCATTTTCCGTGGCTGAGTTGATCCCATAG
- a CDS encoding RNA polymerase sigma factor, protein MAFGRLFDRYARAVYNHVFRLTGSWTLAEDVTQSTFLVAWRRRGEAAVLVDGLVLPWLLVVATNTTRTEWRSARRWLAALRRLPPEREAGADPAGDIVARLDDERQMTEILAVLRRLPRAEREAVALCLWSGVPYGEAAAVLGISEGALRSRVSRARARLARLVPDGNKQEEKR, encoded by the coding sequence GTGGCCTTCGGCCGGCTCTTCGACAGGTACGCCCGGGCGGTCTACAACCACGTGTTCCGGCTCACCGGCTCGTGGACGCTCGCGGAAGACGTGACGCAGTCGACCTTCCTGGTCGCGTGGCGAAGACGCGGTGAGGCGGCGGTCCTGGTCGACGGGTTGGTGTTGCCGTGGCTGCTGGTGGTCGCCACCAATACGACCCGCACCGAGTGGCGCTCGGCCCGTCGGTGGTTGGCGGCCCTGCGGAGGTTGCCACCGGAGCGGGAGGCGGGCGCGGACCCGGCCGGCGACATAGTCGCGCGGCTCGATGACGAACGGCAGATGACCGAGATTTTGGCGGTCTTACGCCGATTACCCCGCGCTGAACGCGAAGCGGTTGCCCTGTGTCTGTGGTCCGGCGTGCCGTACGGCGAGGCGGCGGCGGTCCTCGGCATCAGCGAAGGGGCGCTCCGTTCGCGGGTGAGTCGCGCACGAGCCCGGCTGGCACGACTGGTCCCGGACGGCAACAAGCAGGAGGAGAAGCGATGA
- a CDS encoding GyrI-like domain-containing protein has product MNASMPAPDPITRRVERQETPVMFISTADEQDAITEAWDRLEKIVGSLHGRKFFGVFGPPDGAYRVCVQAQDDDDAALSGLESGSIPGGHYLSTTVHGEPPEIYAHIPTRYAELKQVADHDSTRPSIEFYRRRDEIDLLIPVNAR; this is encoded by the coding sequence ATGAATGCGTCGATGCCAGCACCCGATCCGATCACCCGGCGCGTCGAGCGCCAGGAAACACCCGTCATGTTCATCTCGACGGCCGACGAGCAGGACGCGATCACCGAGGCGTGGGATCGCCTGGAGAAAATCGTCGGGTCACTTCATGGGCGGAAGTTCTTCGGGGTGTTCGGCCCGCCCGATGGGGCGTACCGGGTCTGCGTGCAGGCCCAGGACGACGACGATGCCGCGTTGAGCGGGCTTGAGTCCGGGTCGATCCCCGGCGGCCACTACCTGTCGACGACAGTTCATGGTGAGCCGCCGGAGATCTACGCGCACATCCCCACCCGGTACGCGGAGCTGAAGCAGGTCGCCGACCACGATTCGACGCGTCCCAGCATCGAGTTCTATCGCCGCCGCGATGAGATCGACCTGCTGATCCCGGTGAACGCCCGATAG
- a CDS encoding transcriptional regulator: MSSADGANEAATGPANGGHPTNGLSDTVHQRNRLGILTIAAEAERVEVAYLRDALELTAGNLSRHLAVLEEADLIQVERGYHGRRPKTWIRITQQGQTALTAEINALRQLLQRHQQLGSASRPGGHEQ, from the coding sequence ATGAGCAGTGCCGATGGCGCCAACGAAGCAGCCACCGGCCCTGCCAACGGCGGACACCCGACGAACGGGCTCAGCGACACCGTCCACCAGCGCAACCGGCTCGGCATCCTCACCATCGCCGCGGAGGCCGAGCGGGTGGAGGTCGCCTACCTGCGCGACGCGCTCGAACTCACCGCCGGCAACCTCTCCCGACACCTCGCCGTGCTGGAGGAGGCCGACCTGATCCAGGTCGAGAGGGGCTACCACGGCCGCAGGCCCAAGACCTGGATCAGGATCACCCAGCAAGGGCAGACCGCGTTGACTGCCGAGATCAACGCGCTGCGGCAACTCCTCCAACGCCACCAACAGTTGGGCAGTGCTTCGCGGCCAGGCGGGCACGAGCAGTGA
- a CDS encoding VOC family protein, with product MTTPDLPRLIAFYRGVVGFELTYRFPEDGDPEFVALRLGNSELGLAADPKAGGPALVHRWELCVYADDCDAAVDTLRSGGATVTEEPVDQPWGERSARVTDPDGNRLLVLSRR from the coding sequence GTGACGACACCTGACCTGCCACGACTGATCGCGTTCTATCGGGGAGTGGTCGGCTTCGAGCTGACCTACCGGTTCCCCGAGGACGGCGACCCGGAGTTCGTCGCACTACGACTGGGCAACAGCGAGCTCGGCCTGGCCGCCGACCCGAAGGCCGGCGGCCCCGCTCTCGTCCACCGTTGGGAGTTGTGTGTCTACGCCGACGACTGCGACGCGGCCGTTGACACGCTGCGCTCGGGTGGCGCGACGGTCACCGAGGAGCCGGTCGACCAGCCGTGGGGTGAGCGATCCGCGCGGGTGACCGACCCGGACGGCAACCGGTTGCTGGTGCTGTCCCGCCGGTAG
- a CDS encoding dihydrofolate reductase family protein produces MPQLLRVQCFNVSRDGFGTGEGQSLERPFGHADPTPLFSWRAATASFVYRTERGGTRGLDDYLTRDAEYNIGAEIMGRNKFGPQRGPWEDHEWKGWWGDNPPFHTPVFVLTHHERPSFTLADTTFHFLDATPAEALARAKQAAAGRDVRLGGGVATIREFIEADLVDTMHIAVAPVDLERGERLWDSPTDLLDRFHLESVSSPSGVTHLLFWRR; encoded by the coding sequence ATGCCGCAGCTGTTGCGGGTGCAGTGCTTCAACGTTTCGCGCGACGGGTTCGGCACCGGAGAGGGGCAGAGCCTGGAACGGCCCTTCGGCCACGCGGACCCCACCCCGCTGTTCTCCTGGCGTGCCGCCACCGCCAGCTTCGTCTATCGCACCGAGCGGGGCGGCACTCGCGGCCTGGACGACTACCTGACCCGCGACGCCGAGTACAACATCGGCGCGGAGATCATGGGTCGGAACAAGTTCGGCCCCCAGCGTGGTCCCTGGGAGGATCACGAGTGGAAGGGATGGTGGGGGGACAACCCGCCGTTCCACACGCCGGTCTTCGTGCTCACCCACCACGAACGGCCGTCGTTCACCCTGGCCGACACCACGTTCCACTTTCTCGACGCCACCCCGGCCGAGGCGCTGGCCCGGGCGAAGCAGGCAGCCGCCGGTCGGGACGTACGCCTCGGTGGTGGGGTGGCGACCATCCGCGAGTTCATCGAGGCCGACCTGGTCGACACGATGCACATCGCCGTCGCGCCCGTCGACCTCGAGCGGGGCGAGCGCTTGTGGGACAGCCCCACCGACCTGCTCGACCGCTTCCACCTCGAGTCGGTGTCCAGCCCCAGCGGAGTCACCCACCTCCTGTTCTGGAGACGGTGA
- a CDS encoding dihydrofolate reductase family protein: protein MTKVTAQMSVSVDGFYAGPQFDGDGDWMDSAESAGFFRVTRWATEAMAWRERQGFTGGEQDTNSDVIAETFAAAGAYVMGRRMADGGEVPWGEEPPFRAPVFVVTHRPRQRLLRGGGTSFTYVTDGVASAVEQARAAAGGKNVAVAGGGSLVRQVLKAGLLDELELHVVPVVLGTGLRLLDADLDLGDKEAIELTPTRVLHTPQVTHIRYEVGGRAPLVLDDRGRGGGPTVTRN from the coding sequence ATGACCAAGGTGACCGCGCAGATGTCGGTTTCGGTCGACGGGTTCTACGCCGGCCCGCAGTTCGACGGCGACGGCGACTGGATGGACTCGGCCGAGAGCGCCGGCTTCTTCCGAGTCACCCGCTGGGCGACCGAAGCGATGGCCTGGCGCGAGCGACAGGGCTTCACCGGCGGGGAGCAGGACACCAACTCCGACGTGATCGCCGAAACGTTCGCCGCGGCTGGCGCGTACGTGATGGGGCGCCGGATGGCCGACGGGGGTGAGGTGCCCTGGGGCGAGGAGCCGCCGTTCCGCGCGCCGGTCTTCGTCGTCACCCACCGACCCCGCCAGCGTCTGCTGCGGGGAGGAGGAACCAGCTTCACCTACGTCACCGATGGCGTGGCCAGCGCCGTCGAGCAGGCGCGCGCCGCGGCCGGCGGCAAGAACGTCGCCGTGGCCGGAGGCGGCAGCCTGGTGCGTCAGGTGCTCAAGGCCGGTCTGCTCGACGAGCTGGAGCTGCACGTCGTACCGGTCGTGCTCGGCACCGGGCTCCGGCTGCTCGACGCGGACCTCGACCTCGGCGACAAGGAGGCGATCGAGCTGACGCCGACCCGCGTCCTCCACACACCGCAGGTCACCCACATCCGGTACGAGGTCGGCGGTCGCGCGCCGCTCGTGCTCGACGACCGGGGCCGTGGCGGCGGCCCGACGGTGACCAGGAACTGA
- a CDS encoding LLM class flavin-dependent oxidoreductase, whose product MRIGIVILPDQRWAESQRRWRQVDEWGFDHAWTYDHLGWRDLVDGPWFDSMTTLTAAATVTSRIRLGTLVASPNFRHPAAFARQITTVDDVSDGRLLLGLGAGGIGFDSAVLGGETLPPRQRVDRFAEFTELLDLILREDGTTWRGDWFTAVDARNNPGCVQQPRVPFVVAANGPRSMRLVARFGQGWVTTGTGDDNDLASWWDSVSTLSARMDRTLDEAGRDPATLDRYLSLDAAPVFSLSSAQFFADQVARAADLGFTDVVTHWPRASSWYAGDEAVLVDVATRLLPELRG is encoded by the coding sequence ATGCGGATTGGCATCGTGATCCTGCCGGACCAGCGTTGGGCGGAGTCGCAGCGGCGCTGGCGGCAGGTCGACGAGTGGGGCTTCGACCATGCCTGGACCTACGACCACCTGGGCTGGCGGGATCTGGTCGACGGCCCCTGGTTCGACTCGATGACCACGCTGACCGCCGCCGCCACGGTGACGTCCCGGATCCGGTTGGGCACCCTCGTCGCGTCGCCGAACTTCCGGCACCCGGCGGCGTTCGCCCGACAGATCACCACGGTGGACGACGTCTCGGACGGTCGTCTGCTGCTCGGCCTGGGCGCGGGCGGCATCGGGTTCGACTCGGCCGTGCTGGGCGGTGAGACGCTCCCGCCGCGTCAGCGGGTCGACCGGTTCGCCGAGTTCACCGAGTTGCTGGATCTGATCCTGCGGGAGGACGGCACCACCTGGCGCGGTGACTGGTTCACCGCGGTGGACGCCCGCAACAACCCCGGCTGCGTGCAGCAGCCGCGGGTGCCGTTCGTGGTGGCCGCCAACGGGCCACGGTCGATGCGGCTGGTGGCCCGCTTCGGTCAGGGATGGGTGACCACCGGCACCGGTGACGACAATGACCTGGCGAGCTGGTGGGACAGCGTGTCGACGCTGTCCGCGCGGATGGACCGGACGCTGGACGAGGCCGGCCGCGACCCGGCCACTCTGGACCGTTACCTCTCGCTGGACGCGGCGCCGGTGTTCTCGCTCAGCAGCGCGCAGTTCTTCGCCGATCAGGTCGCCCGGGCCGCCGACCTCGGCTTCACCGACGTGGTGACGCACTGGCCGCGCGCCAGCAGCTGGTACGCCGGCGACGAGGCCGTCCTGGTGGACGTGGCGACCCGGTTGCTGCCGGAGCTCCGCGGCTGA
- a CDS encoding ASCH domain-containing protein, which produces MWPRIGELRALALGTPGELRETLNTLVLAGVKTATAGRLAEYAEEGEELEHVGERLALVDDDNALAGVVEITGVEIVRFADVPWDFARAEGEGDRSIEEWRAGHSAYWARLGTPVDGDTPIVCLRLRLVSAGEGGVASGDLGT; this is translated from the coding sequence ATGTGGCCTCGGATCGGTGAACTGCGCGCCCTCGCCCTCGGCACCCCCGGCGAGCTACGGGAAACCCTCAACACCCTGGTGCTCGCCGGTGTGAAGACCGCGACGGCCGGGCGGCTCGCCGAGTACGCGGAAGAGGGCGAGGAGTTGGAGCACGTCGGCGAACGGCTGGCCCTGGTCGACGACGACAACGCCCTGGCCGGCGTCGTGGAGATCACCGGAGTCGAGATCGTCCGCTTCGCCGACGTGCCGTGGGACTTCGCCCGCGCCGAGGGAGAGGGTGACCGCTCGATCGAGGAGTGGCGGGCCGGGCACTCGGCCTACTGGGCGCGGCTCGGCACCCCGGTCGACGGCGACACCCCGATCGTCTGCCTCCGCCTGCGGCTGGTCTCCGCCGGCGAGGGCGGCGTGGCCAGCGGCGACCTCGGCACCTGA
- a CDS encoding questin oxidase family protein: protein MSDDILDEAYERLHRTGPEYQGWLSNHGPMAVEALARHGHQRQVHRWLDSYLDRLDELPRGLHPIDDWRAALGDAKRAGDWLAYFDRQLRERPWRDVLGTWWPRLLPGIAAGATHGVIRVGHAVRALDSDDVNRQRRTELGQALGYWAARWQPVPGVDRLLHGTSAGESGGRSAGDLDVDAALAGLPRIDEQTGGVRDRLGRLPGVPRWEPALAALRPARTPAEAERGLTALVHRAGLDYLRFGHVAPVMLVHAVTAPTAVLRTLPALDKALWAPSLAAAWAATAAMTSVYAPADGLAPPTVTAAPPAEVFARAARHGDEHVVKLADAVLDAHAATGDDRLLTAAGYAGQLI from the coding sequence ATGAGTGACGACATCCTCGACGAGGCGTACGAGCGACTGCACCGCACCGGCCCCGAATACCAGGGCTGGCTCTCCAACCACGGGCCGATGGCCGTCGAGGCGCTGGCCCGACACGGGCACCAGCGGCAGGTGCACCGCTGGCTCGACAGCTACCTCGACCGACTCGACGAGTTACCCCGAGGGCTGCACCCGATCGACGACTGGCGGGCGGCGCTCGGCGATGCGAAGCGGGCCGGCGACTGGTTGGCGTACTTCGACCGGCAACTGCGCGAACGCCCGTGGCGCGACGTCCTCGGCACCTGGTGGCCCCGGCTGCTGCCGGGCATCGCCGCCGGCGCCACCCACGGGGTGATTCGAGTCGGGCACGCCGTACGCGCACTCGACTCCGACGACGTGAACCGTCAGCGGCGCACCGAGCTGGGCCAGGCCCTCGGCTACTGGGCGGCCCGCTGGCAGCCGGTCCCCGGCGTCGACCGGCTGCTCCACGGCACCTCCGCAGGCGAGTCGGGTGGACGGAGCGCCGGTGACCTCGACGTGGACGCCGCACTGGCCGGGCTGCCCCGGATCGACGAACAGACCGGGGGCGTCCGCGATCGACTGGGCCGACTTCCAGGCGTACCCCGATGGGAGCCGGCGCTCGCGGCGTTGCGGCCCGCGCGCACGCCGGCCGAGGCGGAGCGAGGGCTCACCGCGCTGGTGCACCGGGCCGGGCTCGACTACCTGCGCTTCGGGCACGTCGCGCCGGTCATGCTGGTGCACGCGGTCACCGCGCCGACCGCAGTGCTGCGTACCCTGCCGGCGCTCGACAAGGCGCTGTGGGCGCCGAGCCTCGCCGCGGCCTGGGCCGCGACGGCGGCCATGACCTCGGTGTACGCCCCGGCCGACGGCCTCGCGCCACCGACCGTGACCGCCGCGCCCCCGGCGGAGGTCTTCGCCCGCGCGGCCCGGCACGGCGACGAGCACGTGGTCAAGCTCGCCGACGCGGTGCTCGACGCGCACGCGGCCACCGGCGACGACCGACTACTCACCGCCGCCGGCTACGCCGGGCAGTTGATCTGA
- a CDS encoding phosphoribosyltransferase family protein: MPADLTERLAALFQWIDPGPGTSHLVSDISGWWRDPTVLAELGPALVAPHRAARPTVVLAPAVTGLLLGPLAATALGVGFVAAHKPGDGRLPAGALTWAQSPPDYRGRRVDLAVRDRHLGPGDRVLVVDDWVRTGAQLHALYEICATRGAEVLGTAVVAVDCPPEVAADLRITGLINAADLPG; this comes from the coding sequence ATGCCCGCTGACCTGACCGAACGCCTGGCCGCCCTGTTCCAGTGGATCGACCCCGGTCCGGGCACCAGTCACCTGGTCAGCGACATCTCCGGTTGGTGGCGGGACCCGACCGTGCTGGCCGAGCTGGGGCCGGCCCTGGTGGCGCCGCACCGGGCCGCCCGGCCAACGGTGGTGCTCGCCCCGGCGGTCACCGGGCTGCTGCTCGGGCCGTTGGCGGCCACCGCCCTCGGGGTCGGCTTCGTGGCCGCCCACAAACCCGGCGACGGTCGGCTGCCAGCCGGGGCGCTCACCTGGGCGCAGAGCCCACCGGACTACCGGGGCCGGCGGGTCGACCTGGCCGTCCGGGACCGGCACCTAGGCCCCGGCGACCGAGTCCTGGTCGTGGACGACTGGGTGCGCACCGGCGCACAACTCCACGCTCTCTACGAGATCTGCGCCACACGGGGCGCCGAGGTGCTGGGCACCGCCGTCGTGGCCGTCGACTGCCCGCCCGAGGTCGCGGCCGACCTCCGGATCACCGGCCTGATCAACGCGGCGGATCTACCGGGTTGA
- a CDS encoding septal ring lytic transglycosylase RlpA family protein: MAAKHSRTRIFSSPAGIVATAAVGVALAVGGTVGAVQLTSGSGQSGPVTLDLTPTTAASSLTPSSPAVTPSVSASPSVTASPSATRSQQAASRGKERTASPKPKPTVKKTTAAAKVLESGSCGASFYSDGQLTANGESFNPNALTAAHKTLPFNTKVRVTNPANGKSVVVRINDRGPFIDGRCLDLSRAAFATITSVDVGALTVRYEVLG, translated from the coding sequence GTGGCAGCCAAGCACTCCCGTACCCGCATCTTCTCCTCCCCGGCGGGCATCGTGGCCACCGCGGCGGTCGGCGTCGCCCTCGCCGTCGGGGGTACGGTCGGTGCCGTGCAGCTGACCTCCGGCTCCGGCCAGTCGGGGCCGGTGACCCTCGACCTCACCCCGACCACCGCCGCGAGCAGCCTCACCCCCAGCTCCCCGGCCGTCACCCCGAGCGTCAGCGCCTCGCCCAGCGTGACCGCCAGCCCGTCGGCGACCCGGTCGCAGCAGGCCGCCTCACGGGGCAAGGAGCGCACCGCGTCGCCGAAGCCGAAGCCGACCGTCAAGAAGACCACGGCTGCGGCGAAGGTGCTGGAGAGCGGTTCGTGCGGTGCCTCGTTCTACTCCGACGGGCAGCTCACCGCCAACGGTGAGTCGTTCAACCCGAACGCGCTGACAGCCGCGCACAAGACGCTGCCGTTCAACACCAAGGTCCGGGTGACCAACCCGGCCAACGGCAAGTCGGTCGTGGTGCGGATCAACGACCGCGGCCCGTTCATCGACGGCCGTTGCCTGGACCTCTCCCGGGCCGCGTTCGCCACCATCACCTCGGTCGACGTGGGCGCGCTCACTGTCCGCTACGAGGTCCTCGGCTGA
- a CDS encoding PP2C family protein-serine/threonine phosphatase, whose protein sequence is MSLVSTRLLQPGRRPLSPGSRAGLGAALVLLAVVSAVEAADGLLAHYVALLAAVPFLAAAVASWPVVLGVGVAATLTGAGFALIEPEMSLVTSVNVVAIALATGLAVAVASVRQRQAERIVELTKLASVAQQAVLRPLGPQVGTLSVAGRYISSTARAEIGGDLYEAIDTPYGVRMIIGDVRGKGLDAVRLASIVLGSYRHVAYERADLRAVVADLDRAVARNVGDEDFVTAALVEERGGTLTIVNCGHPPPLLLRRGAVIPLEPPAPAPPLGFMPVVRPRVERLEPGDRLLLFTDGLGEARRDGEFFPTADRAWRLLGHGTVADGLASLETALIEWVHGRLDDDIALVLMEYVGARTGTAAAVPSWEVGAAES, encoded by the coding sequence CTGTCCCTCGTATCCACGCGACTCCTCCAGCCGGGCCGTCGCCCGCTGAGCCCCGGATCCCGCGCCGGCCTCGGCGCGGCCCTTGTCCTGCTCGCGGTCGTGTCGGCGGTGGAGGCGGCGGACGGCCTGCTGGCGCACTACGTCGCGCTGTTGGCAGCCGTGCCCTTCCTGGCCGCCGCCGTGGCGTCCTGGCCGGTGGTGCTCGGGGTAGGAGTCGCGGCGACCCTGACCGGGGCCGGCTTCGCCCTGATCGAGCCGGAGATGTCGCTGGTCACCTCGGTCAACGTGGTCGCGATCGCGCTCGCCACCGGACTGGCGGTCGCGGTGGCGTCGGTCCGGCAGCGGCAGGCAGAGCGGATCGTCGAGCTGACCAAGCTCGCCTCGGTGGCCCAGCAGGCGGTGCTGCGTCCGCTCGGGCCGCAGGTCGGGACCCTCTCGGTCGCAGGACGTTACATCTCCTCCACCGCCAGGGCCGAGATCGGCGGTGACCTGTACGAGGCGATCGACACGCCCTACGGCGTACGCATGATCATCGGCGATGTGCGCGGCAAGGGCCTGGACGCGGTCCGGCTGGCGAGCATCGTCCTCGGCTCCTACCGGCACGTGGCGTACGAGCGGGCCGATCTGCGTGCCGTCGTCGCCGACCTGGACCGCGCGGTGGCCCGCAACGTCGGTGACGAGGATTTCGTGACCGCCGCCCTGGTCGAGGAGCGCGGCGGCACGCTCACGATCGTCAACTGCGGCCATCCGCCACCGCTGCTGCTGCGGCGGGGTGCGGTGATCCCGCTGGAGCCACCAGCGCCGGCGCCTCCGCTCGGGTTCATGCCGGTGGTCCGGCCCCGGGTGGAACGTCTGGAGCCGGGGGACCGGCTGCTGCTGTTCACCGACGGCCTCGGCGAGGCGCGGCGGGACGGCGAGTTCTTTCCCACCGCCGACCGCGCCTGGCGACTGCTCGGCCACGGCACGGTCGCCGACGGGCTGGCCTCGCTGGAGACCGCCCTGATCGAGTGGGTCCACGGGCGGCTCGACGACGACATCGCCCTGGTCCTGATGGAGTACGTCGGTGCCCGTACCGGCACGGCGGCGGCCGTCCCGAGTTGGGAAGTCGGCGCCGCCGAGAGTTGA